In one window of Candidatus Scalindua sp. DNA:
- the fdhF gene encoding formate dehydrogenase subunit alpha, with product MKKIKLSINNTTYEAHQGQTILEVARENGIWIPTLCHDSRLDPYGGCRICLVEVKGARQLQVSCITKISEGMDVCTESENVHMTRKGVLEYILSDHPLDCMTCEATGSCELQNIAYALGIKGDSYRSKEKRGGIIPDHNKLISRETPKCIRCGRCVRICGEVQQDYAIEFGGRGFKMWVATPFGESLLDGTCVLCGQCVSTCPTGALLDKKSMNMGRFCQTRKVRTTCGYCSIGCQIDIHTIEDKINKITSEAGVVPNNGNLCTKGRYAYDFINDPDRIEDPMVRKNGNLEKAGWEDAYKEISRKFEEIKSKYGSDSIAFIGSGRCTNEENYLLQKFARAVIGTNNIDQSETECHLPTLRGLKDSLGYGAASNSIGEISTSDVIFVFGANITEAHPIIGLEIKKAVRNGSTLIVIDTRNIWLKKIAKIYLNPKPGSDTYLINALINIIITEKLYNEKFIEEMSSKFDILKNTLLSMETEKIMELTGISEKIIKETARIYANAKKATIFYGSGITQQSTGLENVQGLANLALLTGHIGKVGSGIYPLLGQNNGQGAFSMGATPHFFTDFQSVTDSKIRSKFETLYHVSLPKKEGLTIREIMDYAHDGKIKALFVMGADVLMSEPDTTRVKKALKNLDLLIAQDIFMSNTAQYADVLLPAACFAEKDGSFTNIERRVQRVRKVTSPPGKAKADWKIISELSTEMGYPMNYQSPEAIWEEIREVSPNLAGINYQRIEKVGIQWPCPDRKHPGTEFLYGENFPHGKAVFSLTTREPSVEKTDACYPFTLSTGRTLFHFNTGSMTLRSKGSAQKQPYAFVEISHEDAENVDIKEGDMVKISSKRGVLTLSAKITNRVEPKQIWIPFHYFSAPVNLLTSGPDYDSNLEESPGFMPGYKTCAARLEKL from the coding sequence ATGAAGAAGATCAAATTATCGATAAACAATACTACCTATGAAGCGCATCAAGGACAAACGATACTTGAAGTAGCACGAGAAAACGGTATTTGGATTCCTACCCTCTGCCATGACAGCCGATTAGATCCTTATGGCGGTTGTAGAATATGCCTGGTTGAAGTGAAAGGTGCCCGACAATTACAGGTATCGTGCATAACCAAAATAAGCGAAGGTATGGATGTCTGCACTGAATCGGAAAATGTCCATATGACCAGGAAAGGTGTCCTTGAATATATTTTGTCAGATCACCCTCTCGACTGTATGACATGTGAAGCTACCGGCTCTTGCGAACTTCAGAATATTGCTTATGCATTGGGTATTAAGGGTGATTCATACAGGAGCAAGGAAAAAAGAGGAGGAATAATACCTGACCATAATAAATTAATTTCCCGAGAAACACCAAAATGTATAAGATGCGGTCGTTGTGTAAGAATTTGTGGTGAAGTGCAGCAAGACTATGCTATAGAGTTCGGTGGCAGAGGTTTTAAAATGTGGGTGGCCACTCCTTTTGGGGAATCCTTACTCGACGGTACATGTGTACTCTGTGGACAATGTGTTTCAACATGCCCTACCGGCGCCTTACTCGATAAAAAGTCAATGAATATGGGACGCTTCTGTCAGACCAGAAAGGTAAGAACAACATGCGGTTATTGTAGTATTGGATGCCAGATCGATATCCATACAATTGAAGACAAAATTAATAAAATAACATCAGAAGCAGGAGTTGTTCCCAATAATGGCAACCTGTGTACAAAAGGTAGATATGCCTACGATTTTATCAACGATCCAGATAGAATTGAAGACCCCATGGTACGAAAAAATGGTAATCTTGAAAAGGCTGGCTGGGAGGATGCCTATAAAGAAATTTCACGAAAATTTGAGGAGATAAAATCAAAGTATGGCAGTGACTCTATAGCCTTTATTGGTTCAGGCCGTTGTACAAACGAAGAAAATTACTTACTCCAAAAATTTGCACGAGCAGTGATTGGCACAAACAATATTGATCAATCAGAAACAGAATGCCACCTCCCGACGTTGAGAGGGCTTAAAGATTCGCTTGGATATGGTGCAGCTTCGAATTCGATTGGTGAGATCTCAACATCAGATGTAATATTTGTATTCGGGGCCAACATTACAGAAGCTCACCCAATAATAGGGCTTGAGATTAAGAAAGCAGTAAGAAATGGTTCCACTTTGATTGTTATCGACACACGGAATATATGGCTGAAGAAGATCGCAAAAATCTACCTCAATCCAAAACCGGGATCTGATACCTACCTTATCAACGCTCTGATAAACATAATTATCACAGAGAAATTGTACAATGAAAAGTTTATTGAGGAGATGTCAAGTAAGTTTGATATTCTGAAAAACACTCTCTTGTCTATGGAAACAGAGAAGATAATGGAGCTTACAGGTATATCAGAAAAAATAATAAAGGAAACGGCCAGGATCTATGCCAATGCAAAAAAAGCCACGATATTTTATGGTAGCGGCATAACCCAGCAAAGTACCGGACTGGAAAATGTGCAAGGCCTTGCAAACCTTGCTTTGCTAACAGGACACATAGGTAAAGTTGGTTCCGGTATATATCCCCTTTTAGGTCAAAACAATGGTCAGGGTGCTTTCAGTATGGGAGCAACTCCACACTTTTTCACAGATTTTCAGTCTGTTACAGACAGTAAAATACGGAGTAAATTTGAGACACTTTACCACGTATCTTTACCAAAAAAAGAGGGGTTAACAATCAGGGAAATTATGGATTATGCTCATGATGGAAAGATTAAAGCACTGTTTGTTATGGGTGCCGATGTCTTAATGAGCGAACCGGATACCACAAGAGTAAAAAAGGCATTGAAAAACCTGGACTTATTAATAGCACAGGATATTTTCATGTCAAACACCGCTCAATACGCTGATGTTTTGCTGCCTGCTGCCTGTTTTGCCGAAAAAGACGGATCTTTCACCAATATAGAAAGAAGAGTACAGAGAGTCAGAAAGGTCACTTCCCCACCGGGAAAAGCAAAAGCTGACTGGAAGATCATAAGCGAACTCTCCACTGAAATGGGTTACCCGATGAATTATCAATCACCGGAAGCTATATGGGAAGAGATACGGGAAGTTTCTCCAAACCTGGCCGGAATCAATTATCAGAGAATTGAAAAAGTTGGGATACAGTGGCCGTGTCCGGACAGGAAACACCCGGGTACAGAGTTCCTTTACGGGGAAAATTTCCCTCATGGTAAAGCAGTATTTTCTTTAACTACGAGAGAACCATCCGTGGAGAAAACAGATGCATGCTACCCTTTTACACTCAGTACCGGAAGAACTCTCTTCCACTTTAATACCGGTTCTATGACACTACGTTCAAAGGGAAGTGCACAAAAGCAGCCATACGCATTTGTTGAAATTTCACACGAGGATGCAGAAAACGTTGACATTAAAGAGGGTGATATGGTGAAGATTTCCTCGAAACGGGGAGTATTAACTCTAAGTGCAAAGATTACGAACAGGGTAGAGCCTAAACAAATCTGGATTCCTTTTCATTATTTCAGCGCACCGGTAAATTTATTAACATCTGGCCCGGATTATGATTCGAATCTTGAAGAAAGCCCTGGTTTCATGCCTGGTTACAAAACCTGTGCAGCCAGACTGGAGAAACTGTAA
- a CDS encoding cyclic nucleotide-binding domain-containing protein — protein MLFNTGKTFKEAGKNIPKGTVLFKEGDRGDEMYLICSGEVKLTRNTPEGEIVLTVLGFGEFFGETSVITNKPRTISAETVTDCRLNIISKNVLETLISSNPLVALSILKKMIFRIESAYDKIEELSVQQLH, from the coding sequence ATGTTATTTAATACCGGCAAAACGTTTAAGGAAGCGGGTAAAAATATCCCAAAGGGTACCGTTCTGTTTAAAGAGGGAGACAGAGGCGATGAGATGTATTTAATCTGCTCGGGTGAAGTAAAACTTACGAGAAATACACCTGAGGGAGAAATTGTCTTGACTGTATTAGGATTTGGTGAATTTTTCGGAGAGACTTCTGTTATTACCAACAAACCTCGTACAATAAGTGCTGAAACTGTTACTGATTGCAGATTAAATATTATCAGTAAAAATGTCCTGGAAACATTGATCTCAAGCAACCCTCTGGTTGCATTGAGTATACTGAAGAAAATGATTTTTAGAATAGAAAGTGCTTACGATAAAATAGAAGAACTTTCCGTTCAGCAGCTGCATTAA
- a CDS encoding S41 family peptidase — MPKNRNFYKFIIPFLVFLVVVFVVISRCNSRNKDFLAEIEHGEEDHKFRLVGIVCSYLNRLYVEPERIVPKEMLRESVSWLERIIPEVLVNIDEEAEEIEILINEVSDTIDTSRITRLSDLYTTLSDILNFVNEHKSDKVKAEDIEYAAINGLLSQLDPHSIVFPPVDFTEFKIGTSGKFGGLGMVVGMRDGILTVISPIEGTPAYRAKIQSGDKIITIDEDSTINMSLPEAVSKLRGDPSTTVILTIESEKSGANKTVTLTREIIEIPTVDSKLLADNVGYIKVRNFQEDTSDSLDKQIEQLTEESGGLKGLILDLRFNSGGLLDQAIAVSDKFLSSGIVVVTVGPMGKHQELRKAKKSSKDFVEYPIVVIINAGSASGAEIVAGALKDNNRAVLIGDLSFGKGSIQQLIDLLDGAALKLTIGKYLTPSFTDIQSVGITPDIMLSQTRVKEDEIIMYNEDLYSREKDLRKHLDESTETELPFKKIKYLEKNDDESQEEKDENYYNLPDLTDDTHVKFARNIILKSSSSKRKEILSELNTVVEDFKESEMEKISSALNSIGIDWSKGEASGSPVSTASLNVNGGEFKAGEEVKIEVAVKNSGDDTLYQLRGITESKNPLLDKHEFLLGKIEKGEKKTSSKKIKLPENIVSRKDEFIVKFSELNGYKPDDLKSTLSIEALPRPVFAYSYQIIDEGEGLHGNGDGLIQKGEEIELVLLVKNVGQGASEKNIIALRDLNHKEVFIKKSKLELGKLLPGESKSLRLGISVRDTLEAESFSVQITIADTTYGSRISDKIIFPVSQKSDEDSLQYLERILRVKGDNVVVYNGISPESPVVMCVNKGTILSTDKETGEWFRTRMPDNRFGWISSENVEILPVDDEPHHTITVSDLFLNKIPPSIDLYKETLHEAYQSDHLTVAGTVKDDNRIQYIYIMVNEDKVFYKNGNGNLGNDASHLTFSCDVPLKDGQNVISIVARDDQDLLESKTFVITKK; from the coding sequence ATGCCTAAAAATAGAAATTTTTACAAGTTCATAATTCCCTTCTTAGTATTTTTAGTAGTAGTTTTTGTTGTCATATCGCGTTGCAATTCCCGGAACAAAGATTTTTTGGCAGAAATTGAACATGGGGAAGAGGATCATAAATTTCGTTTAGTAGGCATAGTCTGTTCTTATTTAAACAGACTTTATGTTGAGCCTGAACGTATAGTGCCAAAAGAGATGCTGCGGGAATCAGTCTCCTGGCTTGAGAGAATTATTCCTGAAGTTCTGGTAAATATAGATGAAGAGGCGGAAGAAATAGAGATTTTGATCAATGAGGTAAGCGATACAATTGACACTTCCCGAATAACGAGATTAAGTGATTTATATACTACCTTGAGTGATATTCTGAATTTTGTAAACGAGCATAAAAGTGACAAAGTGAAAGCTGAAGATATTGAATATGCCGCGATTAATGGTTTATTGTCACAGCTTGATCCACACTCTATTGTTTTTCCACCGGTAGATTTCACAGAATTCAAAATAGGAACATCTGGAAAATTTGGCGGTCTTGGCATGGTTGTTGGTATGAGAGATGGGATTTTGACCGTAATTTCTCCTATTGAGGGTACACCGGCTTATAGGGCTAAAATTCAATCAGGAGATAAAATTATCACCATTGATGAGGATTCAACAATCAACATGTCATTACCTGAGGCCGTAAGCAAACTCAGAGGAGATCCTTCCACTACGGTGATCCTGACAATCGAAAGCGAGAAATCAGGAGCAAATAAAACAGTAACGTTGACGAGAGAAATTATAGAGATACCGACGGTTGATTCTAAATTATTAGCTGACAATGTCGGTTACATCAAGGTTCGCAATTTCCAGGAAGATACTTCTGATTCCCTGGATAAACAGATTGAACAATTAACCGAAGAAAGTGGCGGGTTGAAAGGGCTTATCCTGGATCTTCGTTTTAATTCCGGAGGATTATTAGATCAGGCGATAGCAGTGTCAGACAAGTTCCTTTCCTCAGGTATCGTTGTTGTAACCGTTGGCCCAATGGGTAAACATCAAGAGTTGAGAAAGGCAAAAAAATCTTCAAAAGATTTTGTGGAATATCCGATTGTTGTAATTATCAATGCAGGGAGTGCTTCAGGAGCAGAAATAGTCGCTGGAGCCCTTAAGGATAATAACCGTGCCGTTCTCATCGGCGACCTGAGCTTTGGTAAGGGATCTATCCAGCAATTGATTGATTTATTGGATGGTGCTGCACTTAAGCTTACGATAGGAAAATATCTTACTCCAAGTTTTACCGATATACAATCAGTAGGTATAACACCCGATATCATGCTTTCCCAAACACGTGTCAAAGAAGATGAAATCATTATGTATAATGAAGATCTTTATTCTCGAGAAAAAGATTTAAGAAAACACCTGGATGAAAGTACTGAAACCGAATTGCCATTTAAGAAAATAAAATATCTCGAGAAAAATGATGATGAGTCCCAGGAAGAAAAAGATGAAAACTACTACAATCTTCCAGATCTAACAGATGATACTCATGTTAAATTTGCGAGAAACATTATTCTCAAATCTTCTTCTTCGAAAAGAAAAGAGATTTTAAGTGAATTGAACACGGTAGTTGAAGATTTTAAAGAGAGTGAAATGGAAAAGATTTCTTCAGCATTGAATTCTATTGGTATCGACTGGTCAAAAGGAGAAGCAAGTGGTTCTCCGGTTTCAACTGCTTCTCTCAACGTGAATGGCGGGGAGTTCAAGGCGGGTGAGGAAGTAAAAATTGAAGTTGCTGTTAAGAATTCTGGTGATGATACTTTATACCAGTTAAGAGGTATTACTGAATCAAAAAACCCCCTTCTTGATAAACATGAGTTTCTTCTGGGAAAGATAGAGAAAGGTGAAAAAAAAACATCCTCAAAAAAAATAAAATTACCCGAAAACATAGTGAGCAGAAAAGATGAATTTATTGTTAAGTTCTCTGAGTTAAACGGATACAAACCGGATGACCTGAAAAGTACATTGTCGATTGAGGCATTACCGAGACCGGTATTTGCTTATTCTTATCAGATAATTGATGAAGGTGAAGGTTTGCACGGAAATGGTGACGGATTAATTCAAAAAGGAGAGGAAATCGAATTAGTTCTGCTTGTCAAGAATGTTGGACAGGGTGCATCAGAAAAGAATATTATAGCCCTGAGAGATTTAAACCACAAAGAGGTTTTTATAAAAAAGAGTAAATTAGAGTTAGGAAAACTACTTCCGGGAGAGTCTAAGTCTCTTAGGTTAGGTATTTCAGTAAGGGATACCCTTGAAGCTGAAAGTTTTTCAGTTCAAATTACTATTGCAGATACCACATATGGATCCAGGATCTCAGACAAAATAATATTTCCTGTCAGTCAAAAAAGTGATGAAGATTCTTTACAGTATCTAGAGAGGATTCTGCGTGTTAAAGGTGACAATGTGGTCGTTTACAATGGTATTTCTCCAGAGAGCCCTGTTGTAATGTGTGTGAATAAAGGAACTATTCTCAGTACAGACAAAGAGACAGGAGAGTGGTTTCGAACCCGAATGCCCGATAACCGGTTTGGCTGGATTTCTTCTGAAAATGTAGAAATTTTACCCGTTGATGATGAACCTCATCATACAATTACTGTATCAGATCTGTTTCTCAATAAAATACCCCCCTCTATTGATTTATACAAGGAAACACTTCATGAAGCCTATCAATCTGATCATTTGACAGTTGCAGGTACCGTGAAGGATGACAACCGGATTCAATATATTTACATCATGGTAAATGAAGACAAAGTATTTTATAAAAACGGAAATGGGAACCTTGGTAATGATGCTTCTCATTTAACATTTTCCTGTGATGTTCCACTTAAAGATGGGCAAAATGTTATCTCCATCGTCGCTCGAGACGATCAGGATCTACTTGAAAGTAAAACCTTTGTTATTACGAAAAAATGA
- the gyrB gene encoding DNA topoisomerase (ATP-hydrolyzing) subunit B, whose translation MEKYDATSIKVLEGIDAVRKRPAMYIGDTTLKGVHHLIEEVVGNSVDETMAGYCNNIVVKLNLDGSVMVLDDGRGIPVDMHEEMNKPAVEVVMTTLHAGGKFERDSYKVSGGLHGVGISVVNALSEWLEVEVRRNGLIYLQRYERGVPKTKLEERGATKKRGTKIVFKPDTTIFEEVNFSFDIVKKRVRELAFLNKGLCITIIDEATDKEEIFKYDGGIRAFVEELKKGKEAIHGEVIYFETKLKDIVVEVAMQYNDGYTENIISFANNVNTVEGGTHLIGFRTALTRSFNSYAKNHNIMKDGKVPMGDDYREGLTAVISVKVPEPQFEGQTKTKLGNRDVQGLVETATNEYLSTFCEENPVSAKSIVNKAIEAASAREAAKKARELTRRKGALASGNLPGKLADCSSRDVDSTELFIVEGISAGGTAKQGRDRKTQAILPLKGVILNVEKARVEKMLGNEEIRTLISAVGTGIGVGDFNADKLRYGKIIIMTDADVDGAHIRTLLLTFFFRQMPELINRGNIFIAQPPLFKLTRKKKQEYLYGDKELQKSLVNMGIDEMVLDVYGDETKSLSGENLQIFINLLEKMEYFDKLLSKKGIYFENYLEKRKDGNFPLYNVLLDGKRIYIYSDEELSTLIKRHQMEKGDTVEIVEGEVEKRESEEDSIGVIEFHESREIKETVELIENEGFKIEEYIKESENGEVLPTNIIYNEDKISIVSLRDILPKIRDIGRKGLDIQRYKGLGEMNAEELANTTMNKSTRTLLKVKIEDGIKADETFCILSGKDVKQRREFIETHALDVKKLDI comes from the coding sequence ATGGAAAAATATGATGCAACATCAATTAAAGTGCTTGAAGGTATAGATGCCGTAAGAAAAAGGCCGGCTATGTACATTGGGGATACAACACTCAAGGGAGTACACCACTTGATTGAGGAAGTTGTTGGAAACAGTGTGGATGAAACAATGGCTGGCTATTGTAATAATATTGTTGTAAAACTGAATCTCGATGGAAGTGTAATGGTACTTGATGATGGAAGAGGGATTCCCGTTGATATGCATGAAGAGATGAATAAACCCGCGGTTGAAGTAGTGATGACAACACTGCATGCAGGTGGCAAGTTTGAGAGAGACAGTTACAAGGTTTCCGGCGGATTACACGGTGTGGGTATCTCAGTTGTTAATGCGTTAAGCGAATGGTTGGAAGTAGAAGTCAGAAGGAATGGTTTAATATATCTCCAAAGATATGAGCGGGGTGTACCAAAGACAAAACTTGAAGAGAGAGGGGCAACCAAAAAAAGGGGTACAAAGATTGTTTTTAAACCTGATACTACTATCTTTGAAGAGGTCAATTTTAGTTTTGATATTGTGAAAAAGAGGGTAAGAGAGCTTGCTTTCCTGAACAAGGGTCTTTGTATAACGATCATTGATGAAGCTACTGATAAGGAGGAAATTTTTAAGTATGATGGTGGAATCAGGGCATTTGTTGAGGAGTTAAAAAAGGGTAAGGAAGCCATACATGGTGAGGTGATATATTTTGAAACGAAATTGAAGGATATTGTTGTTGAGGTTGCCATGCAGTATAACGACGGTTATACGGAAAATATCATATCGTTCGCAAATAATGTGAATACGGTAGAGGGTGGTACCCATCTGATTGGTTTCAGGACTGCGTTAACCAGGTCTTTTAACTCCTATGCAAAGAATCATAATATTATGAAAGATGGAAAAGTACCAATGGGTGATGACTACAGGGAAGGTTTGACTGCCGTAATCAGTGTTAAAGTACCTGAGCCACAATTTGAAGGGCAGACAAAAACAAAATTGGGAAATAGAGATGTCCAGGGGCTTGTGGAAACAGCAACGAATGAGTATTTGAGTACTTTTTGTGAAGAAAATCCTGTTTCCGCCAAGTCCATCGTGAACAAAGCAATTGAAGCTGCCAGTGCCAGAGAAGCGGCAAAAAAGGCAAGAGAATTAACCAGGAGAAAGGGTGCGTTAGCGAGTGGAAACCTTCCTGGAAAATTAGCCGATTGCTCAAGCAGAGATGTAGATTCAACAGAGCTTTTTATCGTAGAGGGTATTTCTGCTGGTGGTACTGCAAAGCAAGGTCGTGATAGAAAAACACAGGCTATTCTCCCGTTAAAGGGGGTAATACTGAATGTGGAAAAGGCCAGGGTTGAGAAAATGCTCGGTAACGAGGAGATCAGGACCCTTATCAGTGCTGTGGGAACTGGGATAGGTGTTGGAGATTTTAATGCTGATAAGTTAAGGTATGGAAAGATAATCATAATGACGGATGCTGATGTGGATGGAGCTCATATCAGAACATTACTTTTGACATTTTTTTTCAGACAGATGCCGGAATTAATAAATAGAGGAAATATTTTCATAGCACAGCCTCCCCTGTTTAAGCTGACACGGAAGAAAAAGCAGGAGTATCTCTATGGTGATAAGGAGCTGCAGAAATCTTTAGTAAACATGGGCATAGATGAAATGGTTCTAGATGTATACGGTGACGAAACAAAAAGTCTCAGTGGAGAAAATCTGCAAATATTTATCAATCTTTTAGAAAAAATGGAATACTTTGATAAGTTACTGAGCAAAAAGGGTATATATTTTGAGAACTATCTTGAAAAAAGAAAGGATGGAAATTTTCCACTCTATAACGTTTTGTTAGACGGGAAAAGAATATATATTTATTCTGATGAAGAGCTGAGCACCCTGATAAAGAGACATCAAATGGAGAAAGGTGACACCGTTGAGATTGTTGAAGGTGAAGTTGAAAAAAGAGAAAGCGAGGAAGATTCCATCGGAGTAATTGAGTTTCATGAAAGCAGAGAGATAAAGGAAACAGTGGAATTAATAGAGAATGAAGGATTTAAGATTGAGGAATACATCAAGGAATCTGAGAATGGTGAAGTATTGCCAACGAACATCATATACAATGAAGATAAAATAAGTATCGTCTCCTTGCGCGACATATTACCAAAGATCAGAGACATCGGGAGGAAAGGACTTGACATCCAGAGATATAAAGGACTTGGAGAAATGAACGCAGAAGAGTTGGCGAATACAACCATGAATAAGTCTACGAGAACGTTATTAAAGGTAAAGATTGAGGATGGGATAAAAGCTGATGAGACTTTTTGTATCTTATCAGGAAAAGATGTAAAACAGAGGCGTGAATTTATTGAAACTCATGCTCTGGATGTTAAAAAACTGGATATATAG
- a CDS encoding DUF721 domain-containing protein: protein MNSFYGKIDRDVKPLSGFIINTVKRLNAERYKNSSLKNAWMKNVDTDISEHTEVEGIKGSVLTIKVDSAIWLHNIVAFRKQELLKSMQEGYKSRYISDIKFKVGIIKE, encoded by the coding sequence ATGAACAGTTTTTATGGGAAAATTGATAGAGATGTGAAACCGCTCAGCGGATTTATTATAAATACGGTTAAAAGACTCAATGCTGAAAGATACAAAAACAGCAGTTTGAAAAATGCGTGGATGAAAAATGTTGACACTGATATTTCAGAACACACAGAAGTTGAAGGAATAAAGGGAAGCGTACTTACTATTAAAGTAGATTCAGCTATCTGGCTTCATAATATCGTTGCATTCCGAAAACAGGAACTGTTAAAGAGTATGCAAGAAGGGTATAAGAGCAGATATATTTCTGACATAAAATTCAAGGTAGGTATAATAAAAGAATAA